From Pandoraea vervacti, the proteins below share one genomic window:
- a CDS encoding aconitase family protein codes for MQATVRLEGRVLWLSDRAEAMSRQLAGETLTRAEAAPLRDQISTDEMTPARACLAFDESLGDYVYVGLRCHDETGDPAGVFPVKPKAVRDGGFALSVAGFRRGKGSSREASPFAEWCAGIRIVIAESFERIYAQNCQNLGLLMSTDLSLAERLQAGEAIPIEAFLEDCDPLGEEIVRSAGLFGYTRRRLSGKTSPPRPAHVTGPMTYGEKIIARALGVNRVRAGDAVFVPADWRFSHEYVTPMAVSFLRHAFGDAVPNLRDPASILCFEDHLTQLDAVPADASSSTPIVDAAQRLGSVQQAFCAQHGVRLHGRVAGGGSEGICHALMLERYALPGQVVVGTDSHTPHCGAVGAFAFGVGATEMANAWLTGDARLAVPGTCLVHLRSRLPAGVGAKDLALHLLHLPYIRDGRAIGQIIEFAGEAVTHLSTDERATLTNMVAEIGGLTGLVAPDAETVRYLRERRGIDITLDAWMTSDPQASYAHVIEIDCAALGAMVASPGDPGNGVALAELSAAVPIDIAYGGSCTGSKREDLRACHDVLAWGLSQGHRVADGVQFYLQYGSEDVRAWCESQGYADVFKAAGVTMLAPGCGACVNAGPGVSRTPHDVVISAQNRNFPGRSGPGQMWLGSPATVAASALAGYIVGFDQLRRDGFASHSVDQTVRPSDETSRASLGG; via the coding sequence ATGCAAGCCACCGTGCGACTGGAAGGACGGGTGCTCTGGTTGAGCGACCGTGCCGAAGCGATGAGCCGCCAATTGGCGGGGGAAACGTTGACGCGAGCCGAGGCGGCTCCGCTGCGCGACCAGATCTCCACCGACGAAATGACGCCGGCGCGCGCATGTCTGGCGTTCGACGAATCGCTTGGCGACTACGTCTATGTCGGGCTGCGATGCCATGACGAGACGGGCGACCCGGCCGGCGTGTTCCCGGTCAAGCCGAAGGCGGTGCGTGACGGCGGTTTCGCGCTATCGGTCGCCGGGTTCCGACGAGGCAAGGGATCGTCGCGCGAAGCCAGTCCGTTTGCCGAGTGGTGTGCTGGCATTCGCATTGTGATCGCCGAGAGTTTCGAGCGCATTTATGCACAGAACTGCCAGAACCTCGGCCTGCTGATGTCTACCGACCTTTCGCTGGCTGAGCGGTTGCAGGCAGGCGAGGCCATTCCGATCGAAGCATTTCTCGAAGATTGCGACCCGCTGGGCGAAGAAATCGTGCGCAGCGCAGGGCTGTTCGGCTATACGCGACGCCGGTTGTCGGGCAAGACGTCGCCGCCGCGACCTGCGCATGTCACGGGGCCCATGACCTACGGCGAAAAGATCATTGCGAGGGCGCTTGGCGTTAATCGCGTACGCGCGGGAGACGCGGTGTTCGTCCCCGCGGACTGGCGTTTCTCTCATGAATACGTGACGCCGATGGCCGTGAGCTTTCTGCGGCATGCGTTCGGCGACGCTGTGCCCAACTTGCGCGATCCGGCATCGATTCTGTGCTTCGAAGATCACCTCACCCAGCTCGATGCCGTGCCCGCAGACGCGAGTTCGTCGACGCCGATCGTCGATGCCGCACAACGTCTGGGCAGCGTGCAACAGGCGTTTTGTGCGCAACATGGGGTGCGGCTGCACGGGCGAGTCGCGGGCGGCGGCTCGGAAGGCATCTGCCATGCGCTGATGCTCGAACGCTACGCACTCCCCGGCCAAGTGGTCGTCGGCACGGATTCTCACACACCTCATTGCGGGGCGGTCGGCGCCTTCGCATTCGGCGTAGGCGCTACCGAAATGGCCAATGCATGGCTCACCGGGGATGCGCGACTCGCGGTGCCGGGCACGTGCCTCGTCCACTTGCGTTCGCGTCTGCCTGCGGGCGTCGGTGCCAAGGATCTCGCGTTGCATTTGCTCCATCTGCCCTACATCCGAGACGGTCGAGCCATTGGCCAGATCATCGAGTTTGCAGGCGAGGCGGTGACGCACCTGTCGACGGACGAGCGCGCCACGCTGACCAATATGGTGGCCGAGATCGGTGGACTCACCGGATTGGTGGCGCCGGACGCCGAGACTGTCCGCTACTTGCGTGAGCGGCGAGGCATCGATATCACGTTGGATGCTTGGATGACGAGCGATCCGCAAGCATCGTACGCCCACGTCATCGAAATTGACTGCGCGGCGCTGGGCGCCATGGTCGCGAGCCCCGGCGATCCCGGCAATGGTGTGGCGTTGGCCGAGTTGTCGGCGGCCGTGCCCATCGACATCGCCTATGGCGGATCGTGCACCGGCAGCAAGCGCGAGGACCTGCGAGCCTGTCACGACGTGCTCGCGTGGGGACTGTCTCAAGGCCATCGCGTCGCCGATGGCGTTCAGTTCTATCTCCAATATGGCAGCGAGGACGTGCGCGCGTGGTGTGAATCACAAGGGTACGCGGATGTGTTCAAGGCGGCGGGCGTGACCATGCTCGCCCCCGGATGCGGCGCATGCGTCAATGCAGGTCCCGGTGTCTCCAGGACACCGCACGACGTTGTCATTAGCGCCCAGAACCGGAATTTCCCCGGGCGTTCCGGACCGGGGCAGATGTGGCTGGGCAGTCCTGCGACCGTGGCGGCGAGTGCTCTGGCGGGGTACATCGTCGGCTTCGATCAACTAAGACGCGATGGCTTCGCATCTCATTCAGTTGACCAGACGGTGCGGCCAAGCGATGAGACGTCGCGAGCGAGTTTGGGAGGGTAG
- a CDS encoding CaiB/BaiF CoA transferase family protein: protein MQEASPATPMPLKGIRVVEFSHMVMGPACGMVLGDLGADVIKVEPVGGDATRRLLGTGAGFFRTFNRNKRSLAVDVNRPEGRELILRLVSASDVVTENFKPGRMRQIGLDYATLSRLNPALVYVSLKGFLPGPYAARTALDEVVQMMAGLAYMTGPPGQPLRAGTSVNDIMGGVFGALAAMAALYERKTTGRGQEVQGALFENCVLLAAQHMQQYAVTGVAPDPMPARVSAWGIYDVFTARDGVQIFLAVVSDSQWRIFCDVFGRHDLAEDPRLATNNDRVLARDWLIPLLRDMMQGFDASYLAAAFERHGLPFAPIVKPQALFDDPHLRESGGLGELMTEDGESTQVPLLPITMAGQRLPARMPLPAAGEHTNDILRDLGYLDSQISRLLREGVVAGPALGPMPDDASGSADSADSADAAGPVFWSDGAGRG from the coding sequence ATGCAGGAAGCGTCCCCTGCGACGCCGATGCCGTTAAAAGGCATTCGCGTCGTGGAGTTTTCTCACATGGTCATGGGGCCCGCGTGCGGCATGGTCCTCGGCGATCTCGGCGCCGATGTCATCAAGGTCGAACCCGTGGGCGGCGATGCCACGCGCCGACTGCTCGGGACCGGTGCCGGCTTTTTTCGCACATTCAACCGCAACAAACGGAGCCTCGCTGTCGACGTCAACCGACCGGAAGGCAGAGAGTTGATTCTGCGACTGGTGAGTGCGTCGGACGTGGTGACCGAGAACTTCAAGCCCGGTCGCATGCGGCAGATCGGTCTGGACTACGCAACGTTGTCGCGCCTGAATCCGGCGCTCGTGTATGTGTCGCTAAAGGGATTCTTGCCCGGGCCTTATGCCGCGCGCACCGCGCTCGACGAGGTCGTACAGATGATGGCGGGGCTTGCCTATATGACCGGCCCGCCGGGACAACCGCTGCGCGCGGGGACCTCTGTCAACGACATCATGGGCGGCGTGTTCGGCGCGCTCGCGGCCATGGCGGCCCTCTACGAGCGTAAGACGACAGGGCGCGGTCAGGAGGTGCAGGGCGCGCTTTTCGAGAATTGCGTACTGCTCGCGGCGCAGCATATGCAGCAGTACGCCGTCACCGGTGTGGCGCCCGATCCGATGCCGGCACGCGTGTCGGCCTGGGGCATTTACGACGTATTCACGGCGAGAGACGGGGTTCAGATATTCCTTGCCGTGGTGAGTGACTCGCAGTGGCGAATTTTCTGCGATGTGTTCGGCCGCCATGATCTGGCGGAGGATCCCCGGCTGGCGACCAACAACGATCGCGTGCTCGCCCGCGACTGGTTGATTCCGCTGTTGCGCGACATGATGCAGGGTTTCGACGCGAGCTATCTGGCAGCGGCCTTTGAGCGTCACGGCTTGCCGTTCGCGCCCATCGTGAAACCGCAGGCGCTGTTCGACGATCCGCACTTGCGCGAGAGCGGCGGCCTGGGCGAATTGATGACGGAGGATGGCGAGTCCACGCAGGTGCCGCTGCTGCCCATCACCATGGCCGGGCAGCGGTTGCCGGCGCGTATGCCGTTGCCCGCGGCTGGGGAACACACAAACGACATTCTGCGGGATCTGGGATACCTCGATAGCCAGATTTCGCGCCTGTTGCGCGAGGGGGTGGTGGCGGGACCGGCGCTCGGGCCGATGCCGGACGATGCATCCGGTTCGGCAGATTCTGCCGATTCGGCCGATGCGGCCGGTCCCGTTTTTTGGAGCGATGGCGCGGGTCGCGGGTAG
- a CDS encoding CaiB/BaiF CoA transferase family protein, whose amino-acid sequence MTPSPDFASARESSTPAQPPERPLSGVTVLDLTRLLPGPLAGLRLAEMGAHVIKIEDKGAGDYAREMMLGDGQSPPSAFWRLLNRGKAVERLDLKRDADRSTFLAHIAHADILLEGFRPGVMARLGFDFETLARIRPSLVMASISGYGQQGPMAQAAGHDINYIGYAGVLDQLGDAGDAPIIPNFQIGDLYGGAQAAVQSVLAALVSAQRTGRGRWLDISMTHEVFRSNLVPAVALHRQGHVSRAGTDLLNGGVPCYQVYRTLDGRYMAVGALELKFWETLCDVLGRSDWKMRHWTLGQAVGGKDAAALRAELAAVFASASQAEWTARFADADCCVTPVLRLEEAMAHPLFASARDALFP is encoded by the coding sequence ATGACCCCATCGCCCGACTTTGCCAGTGCCCGTGAATCGTCCACGCCCGCTCAGCCGCCCGAGCGTCCCCTGTCGGGCGTGACGGTTCTGGATCTCACGCGTCTCCTGCCCGGTCCGCTTGCCGGGCTGCGTCTGGCGGAGATGGGCGCACACGTCATCAAGATCGAAGACAAGGGGGCAGGGGACTATGCCCGCGAGATGATGCTTGGCGATGGGCAAAGCCCGCCGAGCGCATTCTGGCGCCTGCTCAATCGAGGCAAGGCGGTGGAGCGGCTCGACCTCAAGCGAGATGCCGACCGATCCACCTTTCTGGCGCACATTGCTCATGCGGACATCCTGCTCGAAGGCTTCCGGCCGGGCGTGATGGCGCGCCTCGGTTTCGACTTCGAAACGCTGGCCCGCATCCGGCCGTCGCTGGTCATGGCGTCGATCTCAGGCTATGGCCAGCAAGGGCCGATGGCGCAGGCGGCCGGACACGACATCAACTATATCGGCTACGCGGGCGTGCTCGACCAACTCGGCGATGCAGGCGACGCTCCGATCATCCCGAACTTTCAGATCGGTGACCTGTACGGCGGAGCACAGGCGGCAGTGCAATCCGTGCTGGCTGCACTCGTGTCGGCGCAACGCACGGGGCGCGGGCGTTGGCTCGACATTTCCATGACGCATGAGGTGTTTCGCTCCAATCTCGTTCCGGCGGTGGCGCTGCACCGCCAGGGGCATGTGTCGCGCGCGGGGACCGACCTGCTCAACGGGGGCGTGCCTTGCTATCAGGTCTACCGCACGCTCGATGGTCGATACATGGCTGTGGGGGCGCTTGAGTTGAAGTTCTGGGAGACGCTGTGCGATGTGTTGGGGCGTAGCGATTGGAAGATGCGCCATTGGACGCTCGGACAAGCAGTGGGGGGCAAGGATGCGGCGGCGCTTCGCGCGGAGCTGGCTGCCGTGTTCGCCAGCGCATCACAGGCCGAGTGGACGGCAAGGTTCGCCGATGCGGATTGTTGTGTGACGCCAGTGCTTCGGCTGGAAGAGGCGATGGCGCATCCATTGTTTGCGAGCGCCCGCGATGCACTATTTCCGTAA
- the dinB gene encoding DNA polymerase IV — translation MTTSLRKIIHCDADCFYASVEMRDDSSLRGIPLAVGGQPDQRGVVATCNYEARAFGVRSAMPSAQAVKLCPDLRIIAPSMHRYQEASRRIMAIYRDYTELVEPLSLDEAYLDVTDSQRCGGSATLIAREIRARIAAEVGLTVSAGVGPNKFIAKIASDWRKPDGLFVVKPGEVDAFVAALPVERLFGVGKVTAEKLRALGVDSCADLRGHSMVDLTERFGVFGQRLYERCRGIDNREVSPDRERKSISVETTYTRDLRTLAECETALARLLRQLAERIGRARRSEPLAIAKVFVKIRFADFSRTTAEAGALGVDPAQCRELLAQAVGRKRRPVRLLGVGVRMLEAQATRQLRLFDDWDDTTQIGPSSGDNASTQI, via the coding sequence ATGACCACCTCACTGCGCAAGATCATTCATTGCGACGCCGATTGTTTTTACGCTTCCGTCGAGATGCGTGACGACTCGTCGCTGCGCGGTATTCCGTTGGCGGTCGGCGGTCAGCCGGATCAGCGCGGCGTGGTCGCCACCTGCAATTACGAAGCGCGGGCGTTCGGCGTACGCTCGGCCATGCCGTCCGCACAGGCAGTCAAACTCTGCCCGGACTTGCGCATCATTGCGCCGTCGATGCACCGATACCAGGAAGCGTCGAGACGGATCATGGCGATTTATCGGGATTACACCGAACTCGTCGAACCGTTGTCGCTCGACGAGGCCTACCTCGACGTGACCGACAGCCAGCGTTGCGGAGGGTCGGCCACGTTAATCGCTCGCGAAATCCGGGCACGTATTGCCGCGGAGGTCGGTCTGACGGTGTCCGCGGGCGTGGGCCCCAACAAGTTCATCGCCAAGATCGCCAGCGATTGGCGCAAGCCCGACGGGCTGTTCGTCGTGAAACCGGGCGAAGTCGATGCGTTCGTCGCGGCGCTGCCGGTCGAACGGCTGTTCGGGGTGGGCAAGGTGACGGCCGAGAAGTTGCGTGCGCTCGGCGTCGATTCGTGTGCTGATCTGCGCGGCCATTCAATGGTGGATCTCACCGAACGTTTTGGCGTTTTCGGCCAGCGACTCTACGAGCGCTGTCGAGGCATCGATAACCGCGAGGTCAGTCCGGACCGTGAACGCAAATCCATCAGTGTGGAGACCACTTACACGCGAGATCTGCGAACGCTGGCCGAGTGTGAGACGGCACTGGCGCGGCTGCTTCGTCAGTTGGCCGAGCGCATCGGGCGGGCGCGTCGCAGCGAGCCGCTGGCTATCGCCAAGGTCTTCGTCAAAATTCGCTTCGCCGATTTTTCGAGAACGACGGCGGAGGCCGGCGCACTGGGTGTGGACCCGGCGCAGTGCCGTGAATTGCTGGCGCAAGCCGTGGGGCGCAAACGCCGCCCGGTCAGATTGTTGGGCGTTGGCGTGCGCATGCTCGAAGCGCAGGCAACGCGCCAACTGCGATTGTTCGACGACTGGGATGACACTACGCAAATTGGCCCGTCGTCGGGCGATAATGCGTCGACACAGATATAA
- a CDS encoding MgtC/SapB family protein — protein sequence MAEIIEVTLRLTAALILGGLVGLNRNLHHKSVGLRTLAIVSFGSALFVLAVVPFPGTALPYDSSSVSRVVQGIVAGIGFLGAGCIIRPSHGASVHGFTTAAALWSTTGIGIICGLGRWHIALVAMILLLIVLALGGRIESLAHRWLGHDEPDSPSTDAHASAPHAHDDKSPPRG from the coding sequence ATGGCTGAGATCATCGAAGTCACATTGCGGCTCACGGCGGCATTGATACTTGGCGGACTTGTCGGGCTCAACCGGAATCTGCATCACAAGTCGGTCGGTTTGCGAACGCTTGCGATCGTCTCGTTCGGCTCGGCCCTGTTCGTGCTCGCCGTGGTGCCGTTTCCCGGAACGGCCCTGCCTTACGACAGCTCGTCCGTGAGCCGGGTGGTGCAGGGAATCGTCGCCGGCATCGGGTTTCTGGGAGCGGGTTGCATCATCCGGCCGAGTCATGGCGCGTCGGTGCACGGCTTTACGACAGCTGCGGCGCTGTGGAGCACGACCGGGATCGGCATTATTTGCGGTTTGGGGCGTTGGCATATCGCGCTGGTGGCGATGATATTGCTGCTTATCGTGCTGGCGCTCGGCGGGCGAATCGAATCGCTCGCGCACCGTTGGCTGGGGCACGACGAGCCGGACAGTCCGTCAACCGACGCGCACGCGTCGGCGCCGCATGCGCACGACGACAAGTCACCTCCACGCGGCTAA